A portion of the Deinococcus peraridilitoris DSM 19664 genome contains these proteins:
- a CDS encoding PEGA domain-containing protein encodes MPTAMIALAAVAALGLVACSQSTGSANLPGTAQFTLPTTPTATLVEFTVVNATSGETVKVADQNPDKTGVTLTGLPAGTYNVVVNAEGFQPVTAQFKLAPDGRVVWITPLPTTLTPVDAGDAAGKLVLLGAPAGAYAYSGVVDRDANTPGLQLYVDQDYIQVVMHGMASTGISGTDYVQLLLPAGKSFRDGSFKVAAQFGNAPAGNPLTQEVSANARFGVYVHAQRAARVDIDVPIGLQVVTALEVIPTSTGQYCYTPSSVAGASPVCFEVINAPSPR; translated from the coding sequence ATGCCGACAGCAATGATCGCGCTTGCCGCGGTGGCCGCTTTAGGGCTCGTGGCATGCAGTCAATCGACTGGAAGTGCCAACCTGCCCGGCACAGCACAGTTCACGTTGCCAACCACGCCGACGGCCACGCTGGTGGAGTTCACCGTGGTCAACGCCACCAGCGGCGAGACCGTCAAGGTCGCGGATCAGAATCCCGACAAGACCGGCGTCACCCTGACCGGCCTTCCAGCGGGAACGTACAACGTGGTAGTCAACGCGGAAGGCTTCCAGCCCGTGACGGCGCAGTTCAAATTGGCCCCGGACGGCCGCGTGGTGTGGATCACGCCACTCCCGACGACCTTGACGCCCGTCGATGCTGGGGACGCAGCCGGAAAGCTGGTACTGCTCGGCGCGCCCGCCGGTGCGTACGCCTACTCGGGCGTGGTGGATCGGGACGCAAACACGCCGGGTCTGCAACTGTACGTCGATCAGGATTACATCCAGGTGGTCATGCACGGGATGGCGAGTACGGGAATATCCGGTACGGATTACGTGCAGTTGCTTCTCCCGGCGGGCAAGTCCTTCCGGGATGGGAGTTTCAAGGTGGCCGCTCAGTTCGGCAACGCTCCGGCCGGAAACCCCCTGACGCAGGAAGTGAGCGCCAACGCGAGGTTCGGCGTGTACGTGCACGCTCAACGAGCAGCACGAGTGGATATTGACGTGCCAATCGGCCTGCAGGTGGTGACTGCGCTGGAAGTCATTCCCACTTCAACCGGGCAGTACTGCTACACGCCAAGCAGTGTCGCTGGCGCTTCCCCTGTGTGCTTCGAGGTGATCAACGCGCCATCACCTCGCTGA
- a CDS encoding Sec-independent protein translocase subunit TatA/TatB, translating into MGPIEIVLIILALVLVFGARKLPELGKGLGEGIREFRHGVNHDGKTNGLADHDTVSPEERA; encoded by the coding sequence ATGGGACCCATTGAAATTGTACTGATCATCCTCGCTCTGGTGCTGGTTTTCGGCGCGCGGAAACTCCCCGAACTCGGCAAGGGCCTTGGAGAGGGTATTCGCGAATTCAGGCACGGCGTCAATCATGACGGAAAAACGAATGGTTTGGCCGATCACGACACCGTGAGTCCAGAAGAACGCGCATAA
- a CDS encoding carbohydrate ABC transporter permease: MRRSNFNWGVIATIATFLLGALWAFPLLWAVLTALKPEEQAVAKPLVWLPNPPTFTAFQEVIALGSLPRWYLNSTITSLVITIATVVLAALAAYAFSQLRFRGKQVLFWIFLAGIMIPFEALLIPLFRLMYDLGTINTYAGIILPQIVSPVAIFVFKSFFDAIPRELREAAVVDGAGEWRILYQVYVPLSASVLWGIAIVTFIAAWNNFLWPFIITTSTGMMTLPLGLTQVQDAYGLRFARTMAVAVLAALPVVLAYLIFQRRVTEGFLSVTGIKG; this comes from the coding sequence ATGCGCCGCAGCAACTTCAACTGGGGTGTCATCGCAACCATCGCAACCTTTCTGCTCGGGGCGCTCTGGGCGTTCCCGCTTCTCTGGGCGGTTCTGACTGCCCTGAAGCCCGAAGAGCAGGCGGTCGCTAAGCCCCTGGTGTGGCTGCCAAATCCCCCCACGTTCACCGCTTTTCAGGAAGTGATCGCCCTGGGAAGCCTGCCGCGCTGGTACCTCAACAGCACCATCACGTCACTGGTGATCACCATCGCCACGGTCGTGCTCGCGGCATTGGCCGCCTACGCCTTTTCGCAGCTGCGCTTTCGCGGCAAGCAAGTGCTGTTCTGGATATTCCTGGCGGGGATCATGATTCCGTTCGAAGCGTTGCTGATTCCACTCTTCCGGCTCATGTACGATCTGGGAACGATCAATACCTACGCAGGTATCATCCTGCCGCAAATCGTTTCGCCTGTCGCGATTTTCGTGTTCAAGAGCTTTTTCGACGCCATCCCACGAGAACTTCGTGAAGCGGCCGTCGTGGACGGCGCAGGCGAATGGCGCATTCTGTACCAGGTGTATGTCCCTCTGAGTGCGAGTGTCCTGTGGGGCATCGCCATCGTCACCTTCATCGCCGCCTGGAACAACTTCCTATGGCCGTTTATCATCACGACTTCAACCGGAATGATGACCCTTCCGCTGGGCCTCACTCAAGTTCAGGACGCCTACGGCCTGCGTTTCGCACGCACGATGGCCGTCGCCGTGCTCGCTGCTTTGCCGGTGGTGTTGGCCTACCTGATCTTCCAGCGGCGCGTTACCGAAGGCTTCCTGTCGGTCACCGGGATTAAAGGCTGA
- a CDS encoding ArsR/SmtB family transcription factor yields the protein MPISGPRTLVVDSELSMPVLSALTHDTRLLILSFLSHNVMNVSELTSALGLPYTTVLFHLKKLESAGLVNVEYTPGTRGSQKLVSKRYDEMLFKFPGVNVEASADVVEVSMPIGAYRLVDARPMCGLASDTRTIGRMDDARSFYEPEHMFAQLLWFRSGFVEYAFPNNLPFGAHATEFELSMEICSEAPQYNLDWPSDITLWVNHVEIGTWTSPGDFGGVHGKLTPAWWPDDQTQHGLLTYWRVTSQGSFVGSERVSNVMLSDLGLEENNHIAVRLGVKDDARHVGGLNLFGRRWGNHPQDLLMRTHYAFAAHQKPYRLR from the coding sequence ATGCCCATCTCTGGTCCCCGCACCCTGGTTGTGGACAGTGAATTGTCCATGCCAGTGCTGAGTGCTCTTACGCACGACACCCGCTTACTAATTCTCAGTTTTCTTTCGCATAACGTCATGAACGTCTCCGAACTGACCAGTGCCCTAGGCTTGCCCTATACGACGGTGCTCTTTCATCTCAAAAAACTAGAGAGCGCCGGGCTGGTGAACGTCGAATACACGCCTGGCACGCGCGGTTCGCAAAAGCTGGTGTCCAAGCGCTACGACGAAATGCTGTTCAAATTTCCCGGTGTAAACGTTGAAGCGAGCGCGGACGTGGTGGAAGTCAGTATGCCCATCGGCGCATACCGTCTTGTGGATGCTCGGCCCATGTGCGGCCTGGCCTCGGATACGAGGACCATCGGACGGATGGACGATGCACGCTCCTTTTACGAACCGGAACACATGTTTGCCCAGCTTCTGTGGTTTCGCAGCGGCTTCGTGGAGTACGCCTTTCCCAATAACCTGCCGTTCGGCGCTCACGCCACCGAGTTTGAACTCTCCATGGAGATATGCTCGGAAGCGCCACAGTACAACCTCGACTGGCCCTCAGACATCACCCTCTGGGTGAACCATGTCGAAATCGGAACCTGGACATCACCAGGCGATTTTGGCGGCGTGCACGGCAAACTCACCCCGGCATGGTGGCCCGACGATCAGACCCAGCATGGATTGCTCACGTATTGGCGCGTGACATCCCAAGGCTCCTTTGTTGGCAGTGAGCGCGTGTCAAACGTGATGTTGTCCGACTTGGGGCTTGAGGAGAATAACCATATTGCTGTTCGTCTTGGTGTCAAAGACGATGCCCGGCACGTCGGAGGGCTCAACTTGTTCGGACGGCGGTGGGGCAATCACCCGCAGGACCTGCTGATGCGTACGCACTACGCTTTCGCGGCCCATCAGAAACCCTATCGTCTTCGCTGA
- a CDS encoding carbohydrate ABC transporter permease: protein MRDTISTTASTEASSPRVARLRKSSDLTAALMLAPFLIAFVLFFIFPMMRAVQLSFTNSSLTQTGPYVGFANYARLIGDADFWASLRNTGAFALYTTIPTAITGLLMALGVNRLFRAKNFALALFFLPFVLPVSVVTLLWQWILNGNFGIVNALTGLNILWFNQANTAMVTVAVVTVWWTVGFKMLLFLAGLQNIPKETYEAAALDGAQGFQVFRYITWPLLWPITTLVLILQLIASLKIFAQVYILTGGGPFNSTRVVLQYMYETAFQNLSAGYASTIAVAFFLIVLTVSLLQAAFLSRKS, encoded by the coding sequence GTGAGAGACACCATTTCGACGACGGCTTCCACTGAGGCAAGCAGTCCACGGGTCGCTCGGCTGCGCAAGTCGAGCGATCTGACTGCCGCCCTGATGCTGGCCCCATTTCTGATTGCCTTCGTGCTCTTCTTCATCTTCCCGATGATGCGCGCAGTCCAGCTGAGCTTCACCAACAGCTCCCTCACCCAGACCGGCCCATACGTCGGCTTCGCGAACTACGCCAGACTCATTGGGGATGCCGACTTCTGGGCGTCACTTCGGAATACCGGGGCTTTCGCGCTCTACACGACCATTCCAACGGCCATCACCGGATTATTGATGGCGCTTGGCGTGAACCGCCTGTTTCGCGCGAAGAACTTTGCGCTGGCTCTCTTCTTTCTCCCGTTTGTCCTGCCGGTCAGTGTCGTGACGCTGCTGTGGCAGTGGATTTTGAACGGTAACTTTGGCATCGTGAACGCCCTCACGGGACTGAACATCCTGTGGTTCAACCAGGCGAACACCGCCATGGTGACCGTCGCCGTCGTGACCGTGTGGTGGACGGTCGGCTTCAAAATGCTGCTGTTCCTGGCAGGTCTGCAGAACATTCCCAAGGAAACCTACGAAGCCGCCGCGCTCGATGGCGCGCAAGGCTTTCAGGTCTTTCGCTACATTACCTGGCCACTGTTGTGGCCCATCACCACACTGGTGCTGATTTTGCAGCTGATCGCGTCACTCAAGATCTTCGCGCAGGTGTACATCCTCACCGGCGGGGGTCCGTTCAACTCCACGCGGGTGGTCTTGCAATACATGTACGAAACAGCCTTTCAGAATCTCAGCGCCGGGTACGCCTCAACGATCGCCGTGGCGTTCTTCCTGATCGTACTCACCGTGTCCTTATTGCAAGCGGCTTTCCTTTCGAGGAAAAGCTGA
- a CDS encoding GreA/GreB family elongation factor, whose protein sequence is MSRPSTLTPAGAARLRQALNREYDRIENARRLVREQREANEQESLGLVEAQQHLIAVEMRIAELEEILAQAVIFTDQQDDRVTLGCTVVLRDVDTGHEIHVQLVSPAEVNLPGGAVTRLSSLSPVGAALLDRRAGEAFTVTTGRREVTYMVQQVTFEG, encoded by the coding sequence ATGTCCAGACCTTCCACACTGACACCCGCTGGTGCCGCTCGACTGCGGCAGGCGCTGAACCGCGAGTACGACCGTATCGAGAACGCCCGCCGCCTCGTGCGGGAGCAACGTGAAGCCAACGAGCAGGAGAGTCTCGGGCTCGTCGAAGCGCAGCAGCACCTCATCGCGGTCGAGATGCGCATCGCCGAGCTGGAGGAGATCCTCGCCCAGGCCGTCATCTTCACGGACCAGCAGGACGACCGCGTCACGCTCGGCTGCACGGTCGTCCTGCGGGACGTGGACACCGGTCATGAGATCCACGTTCAGCTGGTCAGCCCGGCCGAGGTGAATCTGCCAGGCGGCGCGGTGACGCGGCTGAGCAGCCTCAGCCCGGTTGGAGCGGCGTTGCTTGATCGGCGGGCCGGTGAGGCGTTCACGGTTACGACCGGACGTCGGGAGGTGACGTACATGGTACAGCAGGTGACCTTCGAGGGCTGA
- a CDS encoding ferritin-like domain-containing protein, translating into MKNTDVEMSNAETDTTTTPNRRRQFLGQLGLMSAGAVLASCGGGVATLAQNTPQAHKPNVDTAILNFALNLEYLEAAFYAAAVGRIDDVRSIGGDARIIFPEGFDPKKGIDFEANPGVRMDMFGKTIREYAEEIAEDEIKHVKFLRAALGSAAVSRPVLDLGPAFAAAGQAASGGRIMNFNPYANALFFLLGAFIFEDVGVTAYKGAAPLVTNSDILSAAAGILAVEAYHASEIRTVLYAHRHVSVTGMSGNVTPQDGGLLVAQVVQGISNARDALDDPATDKDQGIEVGPNYTGNPGYLMRGANIVLADENAIAFSRSPREVLNIVYLMRGATKGGFFPDGVRGDFSSLLG; encoded by the coding sequence ATGAAGAACACGGATGTCGAGATGAGCAACGCAGAGACTGACACGACGACCACACCCAACCGCCGCCGCCAGTTCCTCGGACAGCTGGGCCTGATGAGTGCCGGTGCGGTCCTGGCGTCCTGCGGTGGAGGCGTCGCCACCCTCGCGCAGAACACTCCTCAGGCCCACAAACCGAACGTCGACACCGCCATCCTGAACTTCGCTCTGAACCTCGAATACCTCGAAGCGGCCTTTTACGCCGCGGCCGTCGGGCGCATTGACGACGTCCGCTCCATCGGTGGGGATGCCCGCATCATCTTCCCGGAAGGTTTCGACCCAAAGAAAGGCATCGACTTCGAAGCCAACCCCGGCGTCCGCATGGACATGTTCGGGAAGACCATCCGCGAGTACGCTGAGGAAATCGCGGAGGACGAGATCAAGCACGTGAAGTTCCTCCGCGCGGCCCTCGGCTCGGCTGCCGTATCGCGTCCGGTGCTTGACCTTGGCCCGGCCTTTGCTGCCGCCGGGCAAGCCGCCAGTGGCGGCCGGATCATGAATTTCAACCCTTATGCCAACGCCTTGTTCTTCCTGCTTGGCGCGTTCATCTTCGAGGACGTCGGTGTGACAGCGTACAAAGGCGCCGCTCCGCTCGTCACGAACTCCGACATCCTGTCTGCCGCTGCGGGCATTCTGGCTGTGGAAGCCTACCACGCGAGTGAAATTCGCACCGTACTGTACGCGCACCGCCACGTGTCCGTCACCGGCATGAGCGGCAACGTCACGCCACAAGACGGCGGTCTGCTGGTAGCGCAGGTCGTGCAGGGCATTTCCAACGCGCGCGACGCGCTGGACGACCCGGCGACCGACAAGGATCAAGGCATCGAAGTCGGCCCGAATTACACCGGGAATCCCGGGTACCTGATGCGCGGCGCGAACATCGTCCTGGCTGATGAGAACGCCATCGCATTCAGCCGCAGCCCCCGTGAAGTGCTCAATATCGTGTACCTGATGCGCGGCGCCACCAAGGGCGGCTTCTTCCCCGACGGTGTGCGGGGAGACTTCAGCTCCCTGCTCGGCTGA
- a CDS encoding ABC transporter substrate-binding protein: MTRISRILIFSTLLGSAALAQPTQKITFWNFLGGGDGARMKQLVDGYNSSQNKYQIEQTTLQWGVPFYTKVRTSTSVGEAPDLISFHLSRMTGWAPDNLLRPITQQELASVGLKQADFFPRLWNAAKYQGKLYAVPLDTHPLVLYYNKDLAGKAGLLDSRGNLKPIKSMAEFNAALKAVTDKTGKAGLAFQNNPTSSAPWRMWITLMAQQKAKIVENNKLVAGEAGKKALATMVDWAKNKNMAMNADYPSFVAQFTTGEAAFMINGVWEVPSVVDGRKANKIAFDYGVAPMPALNGSQNVWADSHGLAIPNNARKPISKENLAGALDFIAYVQKNSMIWAQGGHIPAYRSTVSSKEYAALKPNSDYASKAAANAVFDPPGWFSGAAGPLQATAQKYFVAAIQGQLSVDQAWSMFEADANKLMASSPNP; the protein is encoded by the coding sequence ATGACCCGAATCAGCCGTATCCTGATCTTCAGTACCCTGCTCGGCAGCGCCGCCCTGGCCCAGCCCACGCAGAAGATTACCTTCTGGAATTTTCTTGGTGGCGGCGACGGCGCCCGCATGAAGCAACTCGTCGACGGATACAACAGCAGCCAGAACAAGTACCAGATCGAGCAGACCACACTGCAATGGGGAGTACCGTTCTACACCAAGGTCCGCACCTCCACCTCGGTCGGAGAAGCGCCGGACCTGATCAGCTTTCACCTGTCCCGGATGACCGGCTGGGCGCCCGACAACCTGCTGCGGCCCATCACTCAACAGGAACTCGCCAGTGTCGGGCTCAAACAAGCCGACTTCTTCCCACGCCTCTGGAACGCCGCCAAGTACCAAGGCAAACTCTACGCGGTACCACTCGACACGCACCCCCTGGTGCTTTACTACAACAAAGACCTCGCTGGAAAAGCAGGATTGCTGGACTCGCGCGGCAACCTCAAGCCCATCAAGTCGATGGCTGAATTCAATGCCGCACTCAAAGCCGTGACGGACAAAACCGGCAAGGCAGGGCTGGCCTTCCAGAACAACCCAACGTCGTCTGCGCCCTGGAGGATGTGGATTACGCTGATGGCCCAGCAAAAGGCCAAGATCGTCGAGAACAACAAGCTCGTCGCCGGCGAAGCAGGCAAGAAAGCCCTCGCGACCATGGTCGACTGGGCGAAAAACAAGAACATGGCCATGAACGCCGACTACCCGTCGTTCGTTGCGCAGTTCACGACCGGAGAAGCCGCGTTCATGATCAACGGCGTCTGGGAAGTCCCCAGTGTGGTGGATGGACGCAAAGCGAACAAGATCGCGTTCGATTACGGCGTCGCTCCGATGCCAGCCCTCAATGGCAGTCAGAATGTCTGGGCGGACTCACACGGTCTCGCCATTCCCAACAACGCCAGGAAGCCCATCTCCAAGGAGAACCTGGCTGGGGCGCTGGACTTCATCGCCTACGTGCAGAAAAACAGCATGATCTGGGCTCAGGGTGGACACATCCCCGCCTACCGTTCCACTGTCAGCTCCAAAGAATACGCGGCCCTCAAACCGAACAGTGATTACGCCTCCAAGGCAGCAGCAAACGCCGTGTTCGACCCGCCCGGCTGGTTCAGTGGCGCTGCCGGTCCGCTGCAAGCAACCGCGCAGAAGTACTTCGTGGCCGCCATTCAAGGTCAACTCAGCGTCGATCAGGCTTGGAGTATGTTCGAAGCGGACGCCAACAAACTTATGGCCAGCAGCCCCAACCCCTGA
- a CDS encoding IS630 family transposase — protein sequence MGHQPGCGLHPKRAAVVAAYTECPVNATTVCVDELGPVSPRTFPPAGGWTKDGHRVKAPLEYSRGLDRTWVYGALRVRDGQVLTQCGPSRNTVGYVKLLEAVERDNPEGDILVVSDNLASHKSAPVQAWLETHPRVRHVFIPKGACWLNLIEPWWRLLRREAFAGMTFVDAAEVEQAVQDGTRRLNARACPWVWGRPARTPRFRRHAVLYRY from the coding sequence ATGGGCCACCAGCCCGGATGCGGACTTCATCCCAAAAGAGCGGCGGTCGTCGCGGCCTACACCGAATGCCCGGTGAACGCGACGACCGTCTGCGTCGATGAACTCGGCCCGGTGTCGCCAAGAACCTTTCCACCAGCAGGGGGCTGGACGAAGGACGGGCATCGGGTGAAAGCGCCCCTGGAGTACAGCCGAGGGCTGGATCGCACGTGGGTGTACGGGGCGCTGCGCGTGCGAGACGGACAGGTACTCACGCAGTGCGGGCCATCGAGGAACACGGTCGGATACGTCAAGCTCCTGGAGGCGGTGGAGCGCGACAACCCGGAAGGGGACATCTTGGTGGTGAGCGATAACCTCGCAAGCCACAAGAGCGCTCCAGTACAGGCGTGGTTGGAGACGCACCCACGGGTGAGACACGTGTTCATTCCGAAGGGCGCGTGCTGGCTGAATCTGATCGAGCCGTGGTGGCGTTTGCTGCGCCGAGAAGCGTTTGCGGGCATGACGTTCGTGGACGCGGCGGAGGTTGAGCAGGCCGTGCAAGACGGGACGCGGCGGTTGAATGCGAGGGCGTGCCCATGGGTGTGGGGGCGACCCGCGAGGACGCCGCGCTTCCGGCGACATGCGGTTCTTTACCGCTATTGA
- a CDS encoding DUF2268 domain-containing putative Zn-dependent protease (predicted Zn-dependent protease with a strongly conserved HExxH motif) has product MQLSWAQALTRTWRNSGSTRKKPGVTGSDHAAWLFGSEAARLPRWRGYALGYKLEGRFLRRDGGSASTSAP; this is encoded by the coding sequence GTGCAACTCAGCTGGGCGCAGGCATTAACGCGAACCTGGAGGAACTCTGGTAGCACGCGGAAAAAACCGGGTGTCACGGGCTCCGATCACGCCGCGTGGTTGTTCGGATCGGAAGCGGCGAGGCTTCCACGCTGGAGAGGGTACGCACTCGGGTACAAGCTGGAAGGGCGCTTTTTGCGACGTGACGGGGGAAGCGCGAGCACATCGGCCCCGTGA
- a CDS encoding IS110 family transposase, translating to MTNPELFVGIDVSQARLDVALHPTGETFSVSNDDEGFTLLCTRLAASSPTLIVCEATGGMERPVVLACTLAGLPITVVNARQVRDFARATGQLAKTDRLDALILARFALAVRPEVRAIPDAQLRHLEALAVRRRQIVAMLTAERNRLGAAQSKVVRTHIEQLISHLQTLRKDLDRELLEAVQAEPVTQHRFELLCSAPGIGPVVALTLLSALPELGVLSRGQIAGLVGVAPINRDSGRMRGRRTTWGGRAEVRTALFMATTVAVRHNQTIKAHYEQLLARGKPKMVALIACLRKFVVRLNAMIRTDKPWQDQAEEASRPVGTANAVS from the coding sequence ATGACGAATCCAGAACTCTTTGTCGGCATCGACGTCTCGCAAGCTCGCCTGGATGTGGCTCTGCACCCAACCGGTGAAACCTTCTCCGTCAGCAACGACGACGAAGGCTTCACCCTGCTCTGCACCCGCCTGGCAGCTTCGTCGCCCACCCTGATCGTCTGTGAGGCCACAGGCGGGATGGAGCGTCCCGTGGTGCTCGCTTGCACCCTCGCTGGCCTACCCATCACCGTCGTCAATGCCCGCCAAGTGCGGGACTTCGCGAGAGCGACCGGCCAGCTTGCCAAGACCGACCGCCTCGACGCCCTCATCCTCGCCCGCTTCGCGCTGGCGGTGCGGCCGGAAGTCCGGGCCATCCCGGATGCTCAGTTGCGTCACCTCGAAGCGCTGGCGGTGCGCCGACGGCAGATCGTTGCGATGCTCACGGCCGAGCGTAACCGACTGGGAGCCGCACAGAGCAAGGTCGTGCGGACGCACATCGAGCAACTCATCAGTCATTTGCAAACGCTGCGCAAAGACCTCGACCGCGAATTGCTGGAGGCCGTGCAGGCTGAGCCCGTAACGCAGCACCGCTTCGAGCTGCTGTGCAGTGCACCTGGCATCGGTCCGGTGGTCGCATTGACCTTGCTCTCCGCCTTGCCTGAACTTGGCGTGCTCTCCCGAGGGCAGATCGCTGGCCTGGTGGGCGTCGCTCCCATCAATCGAGACAGCGGGCGAATGCGGGGAAGACGCACGACCTGGGGTGGGCGAGCCGAGGTGCGTACCGCTCTGTTTATGGCGACCACGGTGGCCGTGAGACACAACCAGACCATCAAGGCTCACTATGAGCAACTCCTCGCGCGCGGTAAACCGAAGATGGTCGCGCTGATCGCTTGTCTCAGGAAGTTCGTTGTTCGACTGAATGCCATGATCCGTACCGACAAGCCATGGCAGGACCAGGCCGAGGAAGCAAGCAGGCCAGTAGGGACAGCAAACGCCGTAAGCTGA
- a CDS encoding helix-turn-helix domain-containing protein — protein sequence MPKLLSARPPLDPTEEARVRQLARARHAPHDLKQRAQTIVLSWDGHRTMSIAEHLGCHPQTVRERFARFNAHGLEGLNTLPGAGRKPRLTQEERGRLITLVGRTPPGRAVRDASGELVAVDVKKPALWTLDALVEVAREQGIIVGRSQVRRILQHEGVRWRQPRSWATSPDADFIPKERRSSRPTPNAR from the coding sequence ATGCCCAAACTCCTCTCTGCTCGTCCTCCGCTCGATCCCACCGAGGAGGCTCGGGTCCGCCAGCTCGCTCGAGCTCGCCACGCCCCGCATGACCTCAAGCAGCGCGCCCAAACGATCGTCTTGAGCTGGGACGGGCATCGCACCATGTCCATCGCCGAGCACCTCGGCTGTCACCCCCAAACCGTGCGCGAACGCTTCGCCCGCTTCAACGCGCATGGCCTCGAAGGCCTGAACACACTGCCCGGCGCGGGACGCAAGCCGCGCCTCACCCAAGAAGAGCGCGGTCGACTCATCACCCTTGTCGGCCGCACTCCCCCTGGCCGTGCCGTGCGTGACGCGAGCGGTGAACTCGTAGCCGTGGACGTCAAGAAGCCCGCCCTGTGGACGCTCGATGCCTTGGTCGAGGTGGCTCGTGAGCAGGGCATCATCGTGGGTCGGAGTCAGGTGCGCCGCATCCTGCAACACGAAGGCGTGCGGTGGAGGCAGCCCCGGTCATGGGCCACCAGCCCGGATGCGGACTTCATCCCAAAAGAGCGGCGGTCGTCGCGGCCTACACCGAATGCCCGGTGA